A genomic region of Rhodococcus pyridinivorans contains the following coding sequences:
- a CDS encoding DUF7782 domain-containing protein, whose product MDRDLLLSLCPALRTALIRCRYDLDTVRELLGPEAHAALGRSEPVPARRIARGAGDLGVLVRLFLLQDTCPEDEVAQALAPVTTEQAVQAGLVERDGDGVRAALDLRPLDAGTGSRWVLSDLDGSIRPVSTRPDHVLGVGQASLSLLQATPTDRVGSVLDLGTGCGVQAIRAADHADEVTATDINPRCLTLAAASAALNEIDIDLLEGSWFEPVAGRTFDRIVANPPFVVSAGRVEHSYRDSGLDLDGASRLMISQAAEHLNPGGTAAMLASWVHVEGEDWRTRVASWLPSHGVDAWIVQRDIADPALYVGTWLRDGDADQREPEVAVRAEQWLDHFEEQGVEGVGFGFVYLRRTDLPSDVMAEDLRHAFTDALGDEAVDYFRRLDWLRTHEVLDARFAVRPDTALERVHLPGEDGWDQVVVRVHRSGGPAWQHEVDDLAAALLGGMRADGLPLGDLVSLLAAAHGEDEDDLLTQSVGLVHGLVRHGLIEPV is encoded by the coding sequence GTGGACCGCGACCTTCTCCTGTCTCTCTGCCCGGCTCTGCGCACCGCACTGATCCGGTGCCGCTACGACCTCGACACCGTCCGGGAACTGCTCGGCCCCGAGGCGCACGCCGCCCTCGGGCGTAGCGAACCCGTCCCTGCCCGGCGCATCGCGCGCGGTGCGGGCGATCTCGGCGTGCTCGTGCGGCTGTTCCTCCTCCAGGACACCTGCCCCGAGGACGAGGTCGCGCAGGCTCTCGCCCCGGTGACGACGGAGCAGGCCGTGCAGGCGGGACTCGTCGAACGCGACGGCGACGGCGTGCGGGCCGCTCTCGACCTGCGGCCCCTCGACGCCGGGACCGGCAGCCGCTGGGTGCTGTCCGATCTCGACGGCTCGATCCGGCCCGTCTCGACCCGCCCCGATCACGTCCTCGGCGTCGGTCAGGCCTCCCTGTCGCTGCTGCAGGCCACCCCGACCGATCGGGTCGGTTCGGTGCTCGATCTCGGCACCGGTTGCGGGGTGCAGGCGATCCGCGCCGCGGACCACGCGGACGAGGTCACCGCGACCGACATCAACCCCCGCTGCCTGACCCTGGCCGCCGCGAGCGCCGCGTTGAACGAGATCGACATCGATCTTCTCGAGGGGTCGTGGTTCGAGCCGGTCGCCGGCCGGACCTTCGACCGCATCGTCGCGAATCCACCGTTCGTGGTGAGCGCCGGACGTGTCGAGCACAGCTACCGCGATTCCGGTCTCGACCTCGACGGCGCCAGCCGGCTCATGATCTCGCAGGCCGCCGAACACCTGAATCCCGGCGGCACCGCCGCGATGCTCGCGTCCTGGGTGCACGTCGAGGGCGAGGACTGGCGGACCCGCGTCGCATCGTGGCTGCCGTCACACGGCGTCGACGCCTGGATCGTGCAGCGCGATATCGCCGATCCGGCCCTCTACGTCGGGACGTGGCTGCGAGACGGTGACGCCGATCAACGCGAGCCGGAGGTCGCGGTGCGCGCCGAGCAGTGGCTCGACCACTTCGAGGAGCAGGGCGTCGAGGGCGTCGGGTTCGGGTTCGTCTACCTGCGCCGCACCGACCTGCCGTCCGATGTGATGGCCGAGGACCTGCGGCACGCGTTCACCGACGCGCTGGGTGACGAGGCGGTCGACTACTTCCGGCGCCTCGACTGGCTGCGTACGCACGAGGTGCTCGACGCCCGTTTCGCGGTGCGGCCCGACACGGCCCTCGAGCGGGTGCACCTGCCCGGCGAGGACGGGTGGGACCAGGTGGTCGTGCGGGTGCACCGCAGTGGCGGTCCGGCCTGGCAGCACGAGGTGGACGACCTCGCGGCCGCCCTGCTCGGCGGCATGCGCGCCGACGGTCTTCCGCTCGGGGATCTCGTGTCGCTGCTCGCGGCCGCGCACGGCGAGGACGAGGACGACCTCCTCACGCAATCGGTGGGCCTCGTGCACGGCTTGGTGCGGCACGGGTTGATCGAGCCCGTCTGA